Proteins co-encoded in one Acinetobacter lwoffii genomic window:
- the thyA gene encoding thymidylate synthase, whose translation MRQYLDLLQHILDNGGDKGDRTGTGTRSVFGHQMRFDLSQGFPLLTTKKVHFRSIVIELLWFLKGDTNVQYLKDNKVSIWDEWATAEQTARFGRPEGELGPVYGHQWRNFGASKNADNSYNQDGFDQIKWLINEIKTNPNSRRLIVSGWNPNEAGQVALPPCHTLFQFFVHNGKLSCQLYQRSADVFLGVPFNIASYALLTHMIAQVCDLEVGDFVWTGGDTHLYSNHFEQAQLQLSREPLDLCQLKLNPEIKDLFDFKFEDIEIVGYESHPGIKAPVAV comes from the coding sequence ATGCGCCAATATCTTGACCTTTTACAACATATCCTCGACAACGGCGGCGATAAAGGCGACCGTACCGGTACAGGTACACGTTCGGTATTTGGTCATCAGATGCGCTTTGATCTTTCCCAAGGTTTTCCTTTACTCACCACCAAAAAAGTTCATTTCCGTTCTATCGTGATTGAATTGTTGTGGTTCCTGAAAGGCGATACCAATGTTCAATATTTAAAAGACAATAAAGTCTCGATTTGGGACGAATGGGCGACCGCAGAACAGACTGCGCGTTTTGGCCGTCCTGAAGGCGAACTGGGTCCAGTTTACGGCCACCAATGGCGTAATTTTGGTGCCAGCAAAAATGCAGACAACAGCTATAATCAGGATGGTTTTGACCAGATCAAATGGTTGATCAATGAAATTAAAACCAATCCAAATTCGCGCCGTCTGATTGTATCTGGCTGGAACCCAAATGAAGCGGGTCAGGTCGCCTTACCACCTTGCCATACCCTGTTCCAGTTCTTTGTACATAATGGCAAATTATCTTGTCAGTTGTACCAGCGCAGTGCCGATGTTTTTTTAGGTGTGCCATTTAATATTGCCAGCTATGCTTTATTAACGCATATGATCGCGCAAGTCTGTGATCTGGAGGTTGGTGACTTTGTCTGGACTGGTGGCGATACCCATTTGTACAGCAACCATTTTGAACAGGCACAGTTGCAGCTTAGCCGTGAGCCACTAGACCTTTGTCAATTAAAACTAAATCCTGAGATCAAAGACCTGTTCGATTTCAAATTTGAAGATATCGAAATTGTCGGTTATGAATCTCATCCAGGAATTAAAGCCCCTGTCGCTGTTTAA
- a CDS encoding dihydrofolate reductase, giving the protein MSFQDLEVVHVVAMDQQRCIGKGNDLPWHISADLKHFKEITQGGVVVMGRKTLESMGRTLPKRVNWVITRDPDWAFAGTKVAYSIEDALSQAVTDVKASEKPDTIFIIGGGEIFKQTMDITDRLELTHVELDVQGDAYYPAIPAEFEKVAAEQHIDDKTGIAFEFATYRK; this is encoded by the coding sequence ATGTCATTTCAAGATTTAGAAGTTGTACACGTCGTTGCCATGGATCAGCAGCGTTGTATCGGCAAGGGCAATGATCTGCCTTGGCATATTTCAGCAGATCTGAAGCACTTCAAGGAAATCACCCAAGGCGGTGTGGTGGTAATGGGTCGCAAGACGCTAGAATCAATGGGACGTACATTACCTAAACGGGTGAACTGGGTGATTACCCGTGATCCAGACTGGGCATTTGCAGGTACCAAAGTCGCTTATAGCATTGAGGATGCACTAAGTCAGGCCGTGACAGATGTGAAGGCTTCAGAAAAACCTGACACCATTTTCATCATTGGTGGTGGTGAAATCTTTAAACAGACCATGGATATCACAGACCGTCTGGAACTAACGCATGTTGAACTGGATGTACAGGGCGATGCCTATTATCCAGCGATTCCGGCAGAATTTGAAAAGGTCGCTGCCGAGCAACATATCGACGACAAAACCGGCATTGCTTTTGAGTTCGCAACCTACAGAAAATAA
- a CDS encoding Lnb N-terminal periplasmic domain-containing protein yields MMQGREYISRHWSLWLLGSLFTLFVILSSLWFSLLLWVHLPIGKIGSLMLIGLWLTFALVVLGIYFTRHLVSRQVDSVLYLLAFLFCLLGYFSLEARQDREWNPEVAQLLHYEQQGDQVTLYNIRNFDWQADGRYIERWESRSFDLNQITGVNIITSYWMGPKIAHTLVSFDFANQKPLTFSIEIRKEKNEEFSAIGGFFRKYELSLVASDEKDIVYTRSNVRGEQVYFFPVKMPQAQAKALFKEYLRQADELAQKPKWYNTLTSNCTTLVFDMVQAISQQQLPSDYRLLASGYLPNYLYDLKVLEQSWDMHTWYQRAHVNPRVERTANLSSQDYSRLIRQGLPKPDMR; encoded by the coding sequence ATGATGCAGGGACGCGAATATATCTCCAGGCATTGGAGTCTGTGGTTGCTGGGCAGCCTGTTTACTTTATTCGTCATTCTGTCGAGTTTGTGGTTCAGCCTGTTGCTCTGGGTTCATCTGCCCATCGGCAAAATCGGTAGCTTGATGCTGATTGGACTCTGGCTGACCTTTGCGCTGGTCGTTCTCGGAATTTATTTCACCCGGCATCTGGTCTCCCGCCAAGTTGATAGCGTTCTTTATCTTCTGGCCTTTTTGTTTTGTCTGCTTGGATATTTTAGTCTGGAAGCGCGTCAGGATCGGGAATGGAATCCTGAAGTTGCCCAGCTCTTGCATTATGAGCAGCAAGGCGATCAGGTCACTTTGTACAATATCCGCAACTTTGACTGGCAGGCCGATGGTCGCTATATCGAACGCTGGGAAAGCCGTAGTTTTGACCTGAATCAGATTACTGGCGTGAACATCATTACTTCCTACTGGATGGGGCCTAAAATTGCCCATACCCTGGTCAGCTTCGATTTTGCCAATCAAAAGCCACTCACCTTCTCGATTGAAATCCGCAAGGAAAAGAATGAAGAGTTTTCAGCGATTGGTGGCTTTTTCCGAAAATATGAACTGAGTCTGGTCGCATCGGATGAAAAGGATATTGTCTATACCCGTAGCAATGTCCGTGGTGAACAGGTCTATTTTTTCCCAGTCAAAATGCCGCAAGCTCAGGCTAAAGCGCTATTCAAGGAATATCTGCGTCAGGCCGATGAGCTGGCCCAAAAGCCAAAATGGTACAATACCCTGACCAGTAATTGCACCACACTAGTCTTTGATATGGTTCAGGCGATATCGCAACAACAGCTACCCTCAGATTACCGGTTGCTGGCCTCCGGCTATTTACCGAATTATCTCTATGATCTTAAAGTACTGGAACAGTCTTGGGATATGCACACTTGGTATCAACGGGCACATGTCAATCCACGGGTAGAACGCACCGCTAATCTCTCCAGTCAGGACTATTCACGCCTGATCCGGCAGGGCCTACCAAAACCCGACATGCGATAA
- a CDS encoding META domain-containing protein, with protein MLKKLTAIAILGSVLTVMGCETVPNTATTQTANHLQLLQNRTWIATQIGNTEIKTAPTARNVPSLQFDASTQRVSGSDSCNRIMGSYTAAKDTLTLNQMATTRMACMNNDQLDQKFNEALAKVTHYQVFGKTLKLLDRHGNLLIQLESAVQPR; from the coding sequence ATGCTAAAAAAATTAACTGCAATCGCGATTTTAGGCTCGGTTCTAACGGTCATGGGCTGCGAAACTGTGCCCAATACAGCCACGACACAAACCGCGAATCATTTACAACTTTTGCAAAATCGTACTTGGATTGCGACCCAGATTGGTAATACTGAAATCAAGACTGCGCCAACCGCACGCAATGTTCCGAGTCTGCAATTTGATGCCAGTACCCAGCGCGTTTCAGGTTCAGATAGCTGTAACCGGATTATGGGCAGTTACACAGCAGCGAAAGACACGCTGACCCTGAACCAAATGGCCACTACCCGTATGGCCTGTATGAACAACGATCAGCTTGATCAGAAATTTAATGAAGCTTTAGCCAAAGTGACGCATTATCAGGTATTTGGTAAAACCTTAAAATTACTGGATCGCCATGGGAATCTCTTGATCCAGCTGGAAAGTGCTGTTCAGCCACGTTAA
- the msrA gene encoding peptide-methionine (S)-S-oxide reductase MsrA: MQQALFGGGCFWCTEAVFLQIQGVQQVVSGYAGGHTTEPNYDDVCGGTTGHAEVILIDFDENQINYTQLLDVFFGTHDPTTLNRQGNDVGTQYRSVIYYLNDEQQQQAQQAIDALKADGINVVTELSPAPTFYPAEDYHQNFFAKNPTQGYCNFAIPPKLNKLRSKFTTLLKTH; the protein is encoded by the coding sequence ATGCAACAGGCACTTTTCGGTGGGGGATGCTTTTGGTGTACTGAAGCCGTATTTTTACAGATTCAGGGAGTTCAGCAAGTCGTCAGCGGTTACGCAGGTGGGCACACAACTGAGCCAAACTACGATGATGTCTGCGGAGGTACTACCGGCCATGCTGAAGTCATTCTGATCGATTTCGATGAAAACCAGATTAATTATACCCAGTTGCTCGATGTATTTTTTGGGACCCATGATCCAACCACGCTAAACCGTCAGGGTAATGACGTAGGTACCCAGTATCGTTCTGTGATTTATTATCTGAATGATGAACAGCAGCAACAGGCGCAGCAGGCGATCGATGCTCTGAAAGCCGATGGCATCAATGTGGTGACTGAACTGAGCCCTGCGCCGACTTTCTATCCGGCGGAAGACTATCATCAAAACTTCTTTGCCAAGAACCCGACCCAGGGCTATTGCAATTTTGCCATTCCGCCAAAATTGAATAAATTACGCAGCAAATTTACGACCCTATTAAAAACCCATTAA
- a CDS encoding ExbD/TolR family protein, giving the protein MAFQLGEDNDVGMNEMNLIPLIDIMLVLMIIFLVTATVANPSIPLTLPQTTAEIIDLPPENVTISINAEGDIAWNGDVLTLEQLETRFNEAGQAERQPTIVLKADKESRYDSVAQVMSRASGAGLSDIAFATDN; this is encoded by the coding sequence ATGGCTTTTCAACTGGGTGAAGACAACGATGTAGGCATGAATGAGATGAACCTCATTCCCCTCATCGACATTATGTTGGTATTGATGATCATCTTTCTGGTGACAGCGACCGTTGCGAACCCATCAATTCCATTAACCTTGCCACAAACCACTGCGGAGATTATCGATCTGCCGCCTGAAAATGTCACGATCAGCATCAATGCCGAAGGTGACATTGCCTGGAATGGCGATGTACTGACGCTGGAACAGCTTGAAACCCGTTTTAATGAAGCGGGCCAAGCTGAACGTCAGCCGACCATTGTGTTGAAAGCGGATAAAGAATCACGTTATGACTCGGTGGCGCAAGTCATGTCGCGTGCGAGTGGAGCCGGACTCAGCGATATTGCTTTTGCAACCGATAACTAA
- a CDS encoding MotA/TolQ/ExbB proton channel family protein, producing the protein MNFSVYWQHADAVSKTLYFVLLAMSIATWTIFVLRLMGTRQLKQIAYAQLSKALEQLKTKLAPLGFEQRKAVAEQALLRQISAEKANAEKGVSVLGTIASISPFVGLFGTVWGIFHALVAVGKSGQAGLAQVATPVGEALIMTGLGLAVAIPAVLAYNICVRANRGLAHELQDQAHGLLIDTMLQQESAAKKSDEKVTQQSLVGGQA; encoded by the coding sequence ATGAACTTTTCAGTTTATTGGCAACACGCTGATGCAGTCAGTAAAACGCTGTATTTCGTGTTATTGGCAATGTCGATTGCGACATGGACCATTTTTGTGCTGCGTTTGATGGGCACTCGCCAACTGAAACAGATTGCCTATGCGCAGTTATCTAAAGCATTAGAACAACTGAAAACCAAACTGGCTCCTTTGGGCTTTGAACAGCGTAAGGCAGTGGCAGAACAGGCGCTGTTACGCCAGATTTCAGCAGAAAAAGCCAATGCCGAAAAAGGTGTATCAGTTCTGGGTACCATCGCATCGATCTCTCCATTTGTCGGTTTGTTCGGTACGGTATGGGGCATCTTCCATGCGCTGGTTGCTGTTGGTAAAAGTGGTCAGGCTGGTCTGGCACAAGTGGCAACCCCAGTCGGTGAAGCCTTGATTATGACCGGCTTAGGTCTGGCAGTCGCAATTCCCGCGGTACTGGCTTATAACATCTGTGTCCGTGCTAATCGTGGCTTGGCACACGAGTTACAGGATCAGGCACACGGTCTGTTAATTGATACCATGCTGCAACAGGAATCTGCTGCAAAAAAGTCTGATGAGAAAGTAACACAACAGAGTCTCGTGGGAGGTCAAGCTTAA
- a CDS encoding energy transducer TonB produces MSQVAAPQMPTPPNQMKKKVISIVAAVLVGHVGVLYAISQMKAPELTPIDKQPLKVRFVKLQEAPKPLPPKPKAEPQKEPPKPKEVKILDKPLPPPPKKVEKIEQVKKVEAPKVVKAPPVEAKPTPSPVVPTVVTETKVKSAPAPVAPPAPVAPPAPAAPPSPKSVLIGGGVSWQRSPKVSLSAGELKSACSLVVDVSANEQGKVVSATARNSSCSPAVTRKVEAAVRRAQLTKYVENGVAYPTRVEQPFDFQVK; encoded by the coding sequence ATGAGTCAAGTTGCTGCGCCCCAAATGCCTACACCGCCGAATCAGATGAAAAAGAAAGTCATCTCTATCGTGGCGGCTGTACTGGTTGGGCATGTGGGTGTGTTATATGCGATCAGCCAGATGAAAGCACCTGAGCTGACACCCATTGATAAGCAACCCTTAAAAGTGCGCTTTGTAAAACTCCAGGAAGCGCCAAAACCTTTACCGCCAAAGCCGAAGGCCGAGCCACAAAAAGAGCCGCCTAAGCCAAAAGAAGTCAAAATTCTCGATAAACCACTGCCACCACCACCGAAAAAAGTAGAAAAAATCGAGCAGGTGAAAAAGGTTGAAGCGCCAAAAGTGGTTAAAGCACCGCCAGTTGAAGCAAAACCAACCCCAAGTCCGGTTGTACCGACAGTGGTCACTGAAACTAAAGTGAAATCGGCACCCGCTCCAGTCGCGCCACCTGCGCCTGTGGCACCGCCAGCACCTGCTGCGCCGCCATCCCCGAAAAGTGTATTGATTGGTGGGGGCGTGTCCTGGCAGCGTTCACCAAAAGTCTCACTCTCTGCAGGTGAATTAAAATCAGCCTGTTCACTGGTAGTAGACGTTTCAGCGAATGAGCAGGGTAAAGTGGTTTCTGCAACTGCACGAAATTCAAGTTGTAGCCCGGCAGTAACGCGCAAAGTAGAAGCCGCGGTACGTCGTGCACAACTCACCAAATATGTTGAAAATGGTGTGGCTTATCCAACACGCGTGGAACAGCCTTTCGATTTTCAGGTTAAATAA
- the purU gene encoding formyltetrahydrofolate deformylase, with product MNMTTANTARLLITCEDKPGIVQAVSSFLYHQGANITALDQYATAAQGGRYFMRVEFELDNLQSRKESITQTFAANVAERYGMQWRLALVSDVKKVGILVSKVDHALLELLWRHARGGLPCEITKVVSNHETLREAVENFGIPFEVVPVTKDNKPEAYAEIDQLMQGNDLLVLARYMQILDEEFVSKWEMKVINIHHSFLPAFVGANPYKQAYEKGVKLIGATAHYVTADLDQGPIIEQDVERVNHDFTVEQLRELGQDVERNVLARAVKWHLEDRIIVDGNKTVVFQ from the coding sequence ATGAATATGACGACTGCTAACACCGCACGTTTATTGATTACTTGTGAAGACAAGCCGGGCATCGTGCAGGCTGTTTCGAGCTTCTTGTATCATCAAGGTGCCAACATTACTGCGCTTGACCAATATGCGACAGCAGCGCAGGGCGGACGTTACTTCATGCGCGTTGAATTTGAATTAGATAATCTTCAAAGTCGCAAAGAAAGTATTACCCAGACTTTTGCAGCGAATGTGGCGGAACGCTATGGCATGCAATGGCGTCTGGCTCTGGTCAGTGACGTGAAAAAAGTCGGTATTTTGGTGTCTAAAGTCGATCATGCCTTGCTTGAGCTGTTATGGCGTCATGCGCGTGGTGGTTTGCCTTGTGAAATTACCAAAGTGGTATCGAATCACGAGACTTTACGCGAAGCAGTTGAAAACTTTGGCATTCCATTCGAAGTCGTGCCGGTGACCAAAGACAACAAACCTGAAGCTTATGCAGAAATCGACCAGTTGATGCAAGGCAATGACCTGTTGGTGCTGGCGCGTTATATGCAGATTCTGGATGAAGAATTTGTCAGCAAGTGGGAAATGAAAGTGATCAACATTCACCATTCTTTCCTGCCAGCTTTCGTAGGTGCTAATCCGTACAAGCAGGCCTATGAAAAAGGCGTGAAGCTGATTGGTGCAACTGCGCACTATGTGACTGCTGATCTGGATCAAGGTCCGATCATCGAGCAGGATGTGGAGCGCGTGAACCATGACTTTACCGTTGAGCAGTTACGTGAACTGGGTCAGGATGTGGAACGTAATGTATTGGCCCGCGCGGTGAAATGGCATTTGGAAGACCGTATTATTGTCGATGGCAACAAGACTGTCGTGTTCCAATAA
- a CDS encoding TetR/AcrR family transcriptional regulator produces MSQTKTLKTKERILQLSLQLFNERGERSVTTNHIAAELGMSPGNLYYHFRNKNEIIKELMEQYQHQTLEMLALPDDRALDANDKVHYFQVLSSQLWAYRFLHRDVYHLVENNEDFRKMYPRFAGQVMQQGQKIYKGFVNAGLMDMTDSEIEALIINLWIVLTNWTNFLYMSGHLTDSNTLEEKWVWQALRQMVFLEGAYLRGESRQTYEGLLNSLGSSELFASLSSSKDSESEQTIQNIQETR; encoded by the coding sequence ATGTCCCAAACCAAAACCTTAAAAACTAAAGAGCGTATCTTGCAGCTCAGTTTGCAGCTGTTTAACGAGCGTGGCGAACGATCGGTAACCACCAATCATATTGCGGCAGAACTCGGTATGAGCCCGGGTAACCTGTATTATCATTTCCGCAATAAAAATGAAATTATTAAAGAATTGATGGAACAGTACCAGCACCAGACGCTAGAAATGCTGGCGCTGCCGGATGACCGCGCGCTGGATGCCAATGACAAGGTGCATTATTTTCAGGTGCTGAGCAGCCAGTTATGGGCTTATCGTTTCCTGCATCGTGATGTCTATCATCTGGTAGAAAATAACGAAGATTTTCGCAAGATGTATCCACGCTTTGCCGGGCAGGTCATGCAGCAGGGCCAGAAAATCTATAAGGGCTTTGTCAATGCAGGCCTGATGGACATGACCGATTCAGAAATTGAAGCACTGATTATTAACCTGTGGATTGTGCTGACCAACTGGACCAACTTCCTGTATATGTCGGGTCATCTGACCGATTCCAATACGCTGGAAGAAAAATGGGTCTGGCAGGCACTGCGTCAAATGGTATTCCTGGAAGGGGCTTATTTACGTGGTGAAAGTCGTCAAACCTATGAAGGTTTATTGAATAGTTTGGGCTCTTCGGAACTTTTTGCCAGCCTGTCGTCCTCTAAAGATTCTGAATCTGAACAAACTATTCAGAATATCCAAGAAACGCGCTAG
- a CDS encoding coniferyl aldehyde dehydrogenase — MNSHTKTTSMTPHFFDSQYLNEVLAQQKHAYLHYPLPTAKERIDRLARLKRILVKYQDQFADAINQDYGNRSIGETKIGELLTCLEHIKYYSKNLTRWMKPSKRHVGIIHQPAKAWVQYQPLGVVGIIAPWNYPLLLSIGPLICALAAGNHAMIKISSASAAFGEVLEKALAEAFPKELVAVVNGGGVISDAFCRLPFDKLIFTGSTAVGKTVMAAAAENLVPVILELGGKSPVLVHPSIDLRDVAQRIAVGKLWNAGQTCVAPDYMFLPLGKTAEFIDHFKACVESMYPDITHNQDYTSIINVKQYNRLQGYLDDAREQGAQVIEINPRSENSADLRKIAPTIVTNVTPMMQIMQHEIFGPLLPIMEYDQIDDVIDFINSRPRPLALYYFDFDQARADYVAQRTHSGHFGQNTVLTHVAQDDLPFGGVGASGMGKYHGPEGFFSLSHERSVMSNPKLYSLKYILPPFNKPIHKLISKTLLR; from the coding sequence ATGAACAGTCACACAAAAACAACATCAATGACACCACATTTTTTTGATAGCCAATATCTGAATGAAGTCTTGGCGCAACAAAAACACGCTTACTTACACTACCCTCTGCCGACTGCAAAGGAACGTATCGATCGTTTAGCTCGACTTAAGCGTATCTTAGTTAAGTATCAAGATCAATTTGCTGATGCAATTAATCAGGACTATGGTAACCGCTCAATCGGGGAAACCAAGATTGGTGAACTGCTCACCTGTCTGGAACATATCAAATATTACAGCAAAAACCTGACCCGGTGGATGAAACCTTCCAAGCGTCATGTAGGCATTATTCATCAGCCGGCCAAAGCCTGGGTGCAATATCAGCCTTTGGGTGTGGTCGGGATTATCGCACCGTGGAATTATCCGCTGTTGTTGTCGATTGGCCCCCTGATTTGCGCACTGGCGGCTGGCAACCATGCCATGATCAAAATTTCTAGTGCATCTGCTGCTTTTGGTGAAGTTCTGGAAAAAGCCCTGGCTGAAGCCTTCCCTAAAGAATTGGTCGCTGTGGTGAATGGTGGTGGTGTGATTTCAGATGCTTTCTGTCGTTTGCCTTTCGATAAACTGATTTTCACTGGCTCAACTGCAGTCGGTAAAACCGTCATGGCAGCCGCTGCCGAAAATCTGGTTCCGGTGATTCTGGAACTGGGCGGTAAATCGCCGGTACTGGTACATCCATCGATTGATCTGCGTGATGTCGCGCAGCGGATTGCGGTGGGCAAACTCTGGAATGCCGGTCAGACCTGTGTAGCGCCAGACTATATGTTCCTGCCTCTCGGAAAAACTGCCGAGTTCATTGATCACTTTAAAGCCTGTGTCGAAAGCATGTATCCGGATATCACCCATAATCAGGATTACACCTCGATTATTAATGTCAAACAATATAACCGTCTGCAAGGCTATCTGGATGATGCGCGTGAACAGGGTGCGCAAGTCATTGAAATTAATCCGCGTAGTGAAAACTCGGCTGATCTGCGCAAGATTGCACCGACCATCGTGACCAATGTCACCCCGATGATGCAGATCATGCAGCATGAAATCTTTGGCCCACTGTTACCGATCATGGAATATGATCAAATTGACGATGTCATCGACTTTATTAATAGCCGTCCACGTCCACTTGCTTTATACTACTTCGACTTTGATCAGGCGCGTGCCGATTATGTCGCACAGCGTACCCATTCAGGGCATTTCGGGCAAAATACGGTACTGACCCATGTTGCGCAGGACGATCTACCATTTGGGGGTGTCGGTGCATCAGGTATGGGTAAATACCATGGCCCAGAAGGCTTCTTCAGTTTGTCGCATGAACGCTCAGTAATGTCGAATCCAAAGCTGTACAGCTTGAAATACATTCTGCCACCGTTCAATAAACCGATTCACAAGCTGATTTCGAAGACACTTCTCCGCTAA
- the rpmB gene encoding 50S ribosomal protein L28 codes for MSKVCQVTGKRPVVGNNVSHANNKTKRRFEPNLHHHRFWLESEKRFVRLRLTTKGMRIIDKLGIEKVVADLRAQGQKI; via the coding sequence ATGTCTAAGGTTTGCCAAGTTACCGGCAAGCGTCCAGTCGTTGGTAACAACGTCTCACACGCCAACAACAAAACTAAGCGCCGGTTCGAGCCGAACCTGCACCACCACCGTTTCTGGTTAGAAAGCGAAAAACGTTTTGTACGTCTTCGTTTAACCACTAAAGGTATGCGTATTATCGACAAATTGGGCATTGAAAAGGTTGTTGCTGACCTACGTGCTCAAGGTCAAAAGATCTAA
- the rpmG gene encoding 50S ribosomal protein L33: protein MRDKIRLVSSAGTGYFYTTTKNKRTMPEKMEIKKFDPKIRQHVIFKEAKIK, encoded by the coding sequence ATGCGTGATAAAATTCGCTTAGTTTCTTCAGCTGGTACAGGTTATTTCTATACCACGACTAAGAACAAACGTACTATGCCGGAAAAAATGGAAATCAAAAAATTTGATCCAAAAATCCGTCAACACGTAATCTTCAAAGAAGCTAAAATCAAATAA